One Fontisphaera persica DNA window includes the following coding sequences:
- a CDS encoding nitrate reductase subunit alpha: protein MSWIQDLFAPEERTWESFYRTRWSYDKVVRSTHGVNCTGSCSWQIFVKNGVVVWELQALDYPVIDRQIPPYEPRGCQRGISYSWYLYSPIRVKYPYVRGVLLDLWRKARQQHPEDPVAAWESIVTQAESRKKYQQARGKGGFRRSTWAEVNELMAAANLSTIRRFGPDRIAGFSPIPAMSMVSYAAGARFCQLMGGVSLSFYDWYCDLPPASPEIWGEQTDVAESADWYHSKFIAVVGSNVLMTRTPDAHFLVEARHGGAKVVVFAPDFSQTAKVADEWIPLHQGSDAAFWMAVGHVLLKEFYAERQVPAFQDYLRQYSDAAFLVTLEPQADGTYRAGHLLRASQLPETRGEEHADWKYFVEDEASGKLRLPQGTVGHRWQKRKGQWNLKLEDTQGRPMRPRLELKGVTDRTVGVQITDFSEGTHQRVWVRHVPVREVTTINGPVLVTTVMELYYAQYGVNRGLPGQWPDGYADDTQPFTPAWQERFTGVNSEVVTRFAREWGRTAEHTGGKCSVIIGAGVNHWYHNNLIYRAVINALIFCGCVGKNGGGWNHYVGQEKLVPQTAWAPIAFGTDWAGPPRQQNTPSFHYLHSDQWRYDQDFQEMCPVSNVRHPMAQGHTADKQALAVRLGWLPCYPQFTRHNFELVREAENAGARTEEEIIAYVVRQLRERKVRFAMEDPDNPACFPRIFYIWRGNALTSSAKGHEYFLKHYLGTHHNCIAEESRPAVQEVTWHDKVELGKMDLIVDLNYRMDTSALYSDIVLPAATYYEKDDLNSTDMHSFIHPLQAAVPPCWESKSDWQIFRGLAAEVSRLAARYFPAPVKDVVASPLQHDTPAELAQLTVKDWAKGECDPIPGKTMPHLKVVTRDYVNLFHRFISLGPNFRKNGLAMHGTHFDVDDAYDAYLLTHPVERWGGGTYPSLREDRDACEVILHFAPETNGEMAWRAFVSESEKTGLDHTHLARDNRGIRYTFEDLIQQPRRVLTTPFWTGITNGRRTYAAFCQNVEELIPWRTQTGRQHLYLDHEAYVAFGENLPTFKPRAELRQTRDLQQTGAADGGLVLNYLTPHGKWHIHSTYGDTLRMKTLSRGCYPVWINDRDADRLGIEDNDWVEVLNDHGVVCTRAVVSARIPPGICLLYHATERTLGIPKSPSRGLRRAGGHNSLTRVRLKPLFMIGGYAQFTYAFNYWGPQGVNRDTFVILRKLRKLVW from the coding sequence ATGAGCTGGATTCAAGACCTGTTTGCCCCGGAGGAGCGCACCTGGGAAAGTTTTTACCGGACGCGCTGGAGCTACGACAAGGTGGTGCGCAGCACCCACGGGGTAAATTGCACCGGGTCGTGTAGCTGGCAGATTTTTGTGAAAAACGGGGTGGTGGTGTGGGAGTTGCAGGCGCTGGATTATCCCGTGATTGACCGGCAGATTCCGCCCTACGAGCCGCGCGGCTGCCAGCGGGGCATATCGTATTCATGGTATCTCTACAGTCCGATACGCGTGAAATACCCCTACGTGCGCGGGGTGTTGCTGGATTTGTGGCGAAAGGCGCGCCAGCAGCATCCGGAGGACCCGGTGGCGGCATGGGAAAGCATCGTAACGCAGGCCGAAAGCCGCAAGAAATACCAACAAGCGCGGGGCAAGGGCGGTTTCCGACGCAGCACATGGGCCGAGGTGAATGAATTGATGGCGGCGGCCAATTTGTCCACGATCCGCCGCTTTGGGCCGGATCGGATTGCGGGGTTTTCGCCCATCCCGGCCATGTCCATGGTCAGCTATGCGGCCGGAGCCCGGTTTTGTCAATTAATGGGCGGGGTCTCACTCTCGTTCTACGACTGGTACTGCGATTTGCCGCCCGCCTCGCCGGAAATCTGGGGGGAGCAGACCGATGTGGCTGAAAGCGCCGACTGGTATCATTCCAAGTTCATCGCTGTTGTGGGCTCCAATGTGTTGATGACGCGCACGCCCGATGCGCATTTTCTGGTGGAGGCGCGGCATGGCGGGGCCAAGGTGGTGGTGTTCGCACCGGACTTCAGTCAGACCGCCAAGGTGGCTGATGAATGGATCCCGCTGCATCAGGGCAGCGATGCGGCCTTTTGGATGGCGGTGGGGCATGTGTTGCTGAAAGAATTTTATGCCGAGCGGCAGGTGCCGGCGTTTCAGGATTATCTGCGGCAATACAGTGATGCGGCGTTTCTGGTGACGCTGGAACCGCAAGCCGATGGCACGTACCGCGCGGGTCATTTGCTGCGAGCGAGTCAACTGCCGGAGACCCGCGGCGAGGAACATGCGGACTGGAAATACTTCGTGGAAGACGAAGCCAGCGGGAAACTGCGGCTGCCACAGGGCACGGTGGGGCATCGCTGGCAGAAGCGCAAAGGCCAGTGGAATTTGAAGCTGGAAGACACGCAGGGCCGCCCGATGCGCCCCCGTTTGGAGCTGAAGGGGGTGACCGACCGGACGGTGGGAGTGCAAATCACTGATTTCTCCGAGGGCACCCATCAGCGGGTGTGGGTGCGCCATGTGCCGGTGCGGGAGGTGACCACCATCAACGGGCCGGTGCTGGTCACCACCGTGATGGAGTTGTACTACGCCCAGTACGGCGTCAACCGCGGTTTGCCGGGTCAGTGGCCGGACGGATACGCGGACGACACGCAGCCGTTCACCCCGGCATGGCAGGAGCGGTTCACGGGGGTCAACAGCGAGGTGGTGACGCGGTTTGCGCGGGAGTGGGGCCGGACGGCCGAGCACACCGGCGGGAAATGCAGTGTGATCATCGGCGCGGGGGTCAATCATTGGTACCACAACAACCTCATTTATCGAGCTGTCATCAACGCGCTGATTTTCTGCGGTTGTGTGGGCAAAAACGGCGGCGGCTGGAATCACTACGTGGGGCAGGAGAAACTGGTGCCGCAGACGGCGTGGGCCCCGATTGCTTTTGGGACGGATTGGGCGGGGCCGCCGCGCCAGCAAAATACGCCGTCCTTCCATTACCTGCATTCGGACCAGTGGCGGTATGACCAGGACTTTCAGGAAATGTGCCCGGTCAGCAATGTGCGGCATCCGATGGCCCAGGGGCACACCGCGGATAAACAGGCGCTGGCGGTGCGGCTGGGCTGGCTGCCGTGCTATCCGCAGTTCACCCGGCACAACTTCGAGCTGGTGCGGGAGGCGGAAAACGCCGGGGCCAGGACGGAGGAGGAAATCATTGCCTACGTGGTGCGCCAGCTCCGGGAGCGCAAGGTGCGTTTTGCGATGGAGGACCCGGACAATCCGGCGTGCTTCCCGCGGATATTTTACATCTGGCGCGGCAACGCGCTGACCTCCAGCGCCAAGGGCCACGAGTACTTTCTCAAACATTACCTGGGCACGCATCACAATTGCATTGCCGAGGAAAGCCGCCCGGCGGTGCAGGAGGTGACATGGCATGACAAGGTGGAGCTGGGGAAGATGGATTTGATTGTGGACCTGAACTACCGCATGGACACCTCGGCGCTGTATTCCGACATTGTGCTGCCCGCGGCGACTTATTACGAGAAGGATGATCTCAATTCCACCGACATGCACAGTTTCATCCACCCGTTGCAGGCGGCAGTGCCGCCCTGCTGGGAAAGCAAGAGTGACTGGCAGATTTTCCGGGGTCTGGCCGCGGAAGTGTCCCGGCTGGCGGCGCGGTATTTTCCAGCGCCGGTGAAGGATGTGGTGGCTTCGCCTCTGCAGCATGATACGCCGGCGGAACTGGCCCAGTTGACGGTCAAAGACTGGGCCAAAGGGGAATGTGACCCCATACCCGGCAAAACCATGCCGCATTTGAAGGTGGTGACGCGCGACTACGTGAATCTATTCCACCGCTTCATTTCGCTGGGGCCCAATTTCCGCAAGAACGGGCTGGCCATGCATGGAACGCATTTTGACGTGGATGACGCCTATGATGCCTATTTGCTGACGCACCCGGTGGAACGCTGGGGCGGGGGCACCTATCCCAGCCTGCGCGAGGACCGGGACGCCTGCGAAGTCATTCTGCACTTTGCGCCGGAAACCAATGGCGAAATGGCCTGGCGGGCGTTTGTCTCGGAGTCCGAAAAAACGGGCCTGGATCACACGCACCTGGCGCGGGACAACCGGGGTATTCGATACACTTTTGAGGATTTGATACAGCAGCCGCGCCGGGTGCTGACCACGCCCTTCTGGACCGGCATCACCAATGGCCGGCGCACGTATGCGGCGTTCTGCCAGAATGTGGAGGAGCTGATACCGTGGCGCACCCAGACAGGCCGGCAGCATTTGTATCTGGACCATGAGGCATACGTGGCGTTTGGCGAAAACCTGCCCACGTTCAAGCCGCGCGCCGAGCTGCGGCAAACCCGCGATTTGCAGCAGACCGGCGCCGCCGACGGCGGGCTGGTGCTGAATTACCTGACGCCGCATGGCAAATGGCACATACATTCCACCTACGGCGACACCCTGCGCATGAAGACGCTCTCGCGGGGATGCTACCCGGTGTGGATCAACGATCGTGATGCCGACCGGCTGGGCATTGAGGACAATGACTGGGTGGAGGTGTTGAATGACCACGGGGTGGTTTGCACCCGGGCGGTGGTGAGCGCCCGCATTCCGCCAGGCATCTGCCTGCTGTATCACGCCACCGAGCGCACGCTGGGCATTCCCAAATCGCCCTCGCGCGGCTTGCGGCGGGCCGGCGGCCACAACAGCCTGACGCGGGTGCGGTTGAAGCCGCTGTTCATGATTGGGGGCTACGCGCAGTTCACCTACGCCTTCAACTACTGGGGGCCACAAGGGGTGAATCGCGACACTTTTGTCATCCTTCGCAAACTTAGGAAACTGGTGTGGTAA
- a CDS encoding c-type cytochrome, protein MQPAASHRGWWRATWGVVLTLGLVYPVRAGELATPAPTTMATGQVAAAEAPQRDLAAARFLMMCAGCHSVTGAKLSGPELTPATTWPEDQLKAAIKKMEPRVGPLSEDALIELTALLKAADLRERLKVEGERMAAMFMAKMEPGDAAKGRALFFGQLPLRNGGLACAACHVAEGRGGNLGPALNGIYQKAGGEMPLLSAIKQAKYKIMEPHYTRHPVTQQEALHLTKYLATLDPHDTRIPAPWFASIGAGGAVVVLAGLYAWLKSQRAHRSHGLTRRRTNS, encoded by the coding sequence ATGCAACCTGCCGCAAGCCATCGTGGGTGGTGGAGAGCCACATGGGGCGTCGTGCTCACGCTGGGGCTGGTTTATCCGGTCCGTGCCGGCGAACTGGCGACGCCCGCGCCTACCACGATGGCCACGGGCCAAGTGGCCGCCGCGGAAGCGCCGCAGCGGGACCTGGCGGCGGCGCGATTTTTGATGATGTGCGCCGGCTGCCATAGTGTGACCGGGGCCAAATTGAGCGGGCCGGAACTGACGCCGGCCACCACGTGGCCGGAGGACCAGCTCAAAGCAGCCATCAAAAAAATGGAGCCGCGGGTGGGGCCGTTGTCCGAGGACGCGCTGATAGAGCTGACCGCGCTGCTGAAAGCCGCCGACTTGCGGGAACGGCTCAAGGTGGAAGGGGAACGGATGGCGGCGATGTTCATGGCCAAAATGGAGCCGGGAGACGCGGCCAAGGGGCGAGCGTTGTTTTTTGGCCAGTTACCCCTGCGAAATGGCGGTCTGGCGTGCGCCGCCTGTCATGTGGCGGAAGGACGCGGCGGCAACCTGGGGCCGGCATTGAATGGCATTTACCAAAAAGCGGGCGGCGAGATGCCGCTGCTGTCGGCGATTAAGCAGGCCAAATACAAAATCATGGAGCCGCATTATACGCGGCATCCGGTGACGCAGCAGGAAGCGCTGCATTTGACCAAATATCTGGCGACGCTGGACCCCCACGACACCCGCATACCGGCCCCGTGGTTTGCCTCGATTGGGGCGGGCGGCGCGGTGGTTGTGCTGGCGGGTTTGTATGCCTGGTTGAAATCCCAACGCGCGCATCGGTCCCACGGGCTGACGCGGCGCCGCACCAATTCCTGA